In Helicobacter pylori Shi112, the genomic window CAATTATATTTTAGGCGCGATCGGTTTTGTAGTGTTGCTTTATGAAATCATTTCTTTTATTTATTATAAAAGATCGTTAGTGTATTTGATCCTTGGCGTGGCGATAGGGGCGTTGTGTTTCCTCTTTGTTTTTTATTACACGCCTTATATTTTAAACGCTCAAAAAGCGGGCGAAGTCGCGCTCCAAAGTGCTGAATTTGCCCGTTCGCACGCTCAAAGCGAATGGCTGTTTAAGGAATTGTTTGTGCTGGTGTGCGCTTTGTTTTTTTGGCGTTTGTTTGGAAAAAATGCGCTTTGATTTAAAGGAGAGGTTTTGTTACTATTTTTGTTACTATCTAGGAAATGAGAAGGTAGCATTTAATGAAAAAATTTAAAAAGAAACCAAAAAGTATAAAACGATCGCATCAAAAAACAATCTTAAAGCGTCCTTTATGGCTTGCACCTTTACTAATCAGTGGGTTTGCTAGTGGGGTGTATGCGAATAATCTGTGGGATTTGTTAAACCCAAAAGTGGGGGGTGAGTATGTGCATTGGGTTAAGGGCAGTCAGTATTGCGCATGGTGGGAATTTGCAGGGTGTTTAAAGAATGTGTGGGGGGCAAATCATAAAGGCTATGATGCTGGAAATGCCGCTAACTATTTATCTTCTCAAAACTATCAAGCTATTTTTGTGGGTAGCGGGAATGAAACGGGGACTTATAGTTTAAGCGGTTTTACCAATTATGTTGGGGGCAATCTCACGATCAATCTAGGCAATAGCGTCGTTTTAGATTTGAGCGGTTCTAATAGTTTCACTTCGTATCAAGGTTATAATCAAGGCAAAGATGATGTAAGCTTTAATGTTGGCGCAATCAATTTAAACGGTGCTTTAGAAGTGGGCAATCGTGTGGGATCTGGAGCTGGCACGCACACCGGCACAGCCACTTTAAACTTGAACGCTAATCAGGTCAATATCAATTCTAATATCAGCGCGTTTAAAACTTCGCAAGTGAATATAGGCAATGCTAACAGCGTTATTACTATCGGTTCGGTTTCTTTGAGTGGGGATACTTGCAGTTCTTTAACTAGGGTTGGCGTAGGGGCTAATTGCTCCACTTCTGGGCCTAGCTATTCTTTTAAAGGGATAACTAACGCTACTAATACGGCTTTTAGCAATGCAAGCGGCAGTTTCACTTTTGAAGAGAACGCCGCTTTTAGCGGGGCGAAATTGAATGGGGGGACTTATACTTTCAATAAAGGATTTAGCGCTACCAATAATACCGCCTTTAATAGCGGCAGTTTTAATTTTAAAGGCGCAAGTTCCTTTAATGGCGCGACTTTCAACAACGCTACATACACTTTTAATAATCAAGCCACTTTCCAAAACAGCTCCTTTAATGGGGGGACTTTTACTTTCAATAACCAAACCAATCAAACTAACAGCGCTCAGCACCCCCAAATTTTGTTTGAAAACAGCTCTTTTAGTGGTAATGCTACCACTCTTAAGGGCTTTGTGGATTTCCAGCAAGCCTTTAACAATTCAAGCCACCAATTGACGGCGCAAAACGCTTCCTTTAATGGCGCCAATTTTAACAATACCGGTAAAATCACCATAGAAAAGGAGGTAAGTTTTAACAACACGACTTTTAACACTTCTATTAATACAAGCAACATGACCATTACCGGTAGCGTTACTCTAAGCGGTAAGAACGATTTGAAAAATGGCTCAACCCTTGATTTTGGGAGTTCTCAAGTTACCCTCACTCAAGGCACGACTTTCAACCTCACAAGTTTAGGGGATAAAAATAGCGTAACGATTTTAAATTCCAGCGGTGGGATCACTTATAATAATCTTTTAAACCATGCGCTCAATAGCTTGACAAACGCCTTAAAAACGAGCGAAAACTCTTCAGATCCGCAAAATTTCGCTCAAGGTTTGTGGGACATGATCACTTACAATGGGGTTACCGGACAGCTTTTGAGCGCAAACATTGTGGCCTCTAAAGTCGCTGACTCTTCGCTCTCTAAATCCTCTACAAACCCTACAAAAGTCTATCAAGTGGGCTACAAAATAGGGGATATTATCTACAAACTGCAAGAAACTTTTAGCCATAATTCCATTATTATTCAAGCTTTAGAGAGCGGGACTTACACGCCACCCCCTGTTATTAGCGGCTCCAAATTTGACTTATCCGCTTCAAATTATATTGATTCTAACATGCCTTGGTATGATCATAAATCTTACATCCCTAAATCCCAAAATTTTACAGAGAGCGGGACTTATTACTTGCCGAGCGTTCAAATATGGGGGAGCTATACCAACTCGTTCAAACAAACCTTTAGCGCAAGTGGTAGTAATCTGGTGATTGGGTATAATTCAACATGGACTGATCACAATGTTTCTTCTAGCGACACGGTGTCTTTTGGGGACACTTCAGGGAGCGCTCTTAATGGGCATTGCGGGCCTTGGCCATACTATCAATGCACAGGCACGACTGATGGCGCTTATAGCGCTTATCATGTGTATATCACAGCGAATCTGCGTTCTGGCAATCGTATAGGCACGGGTGGGGCAGCTAATCTAATCTTTAATGGGGTAGATAGCGTCAATATCGCTAACGCTACCATCACGCAACATAACGCCGGGATTTATTCAAGCTCTATGACTTTTTCCACGCAAAGCATGGATAATTCGCAGAATTGGAATGGTCTAAATCCTAACGGCACGCTTTCAGTGTATGGTGCAACTTTCACTAATCAAGCCAAAGACGGGAAATTCATTTTCAATGCAGGGAAAGCGGTTTTTGAAAACACCAACTTTAATGGAGGGAGTTATCAATTCAGCGGCGATAGCTTGAATTTTTCAAATAACAACCAGTTCAATAGCGGTTCGTTTGAGATTAGCGCAAAAAACGCTTCGTTTAATAACGCTAACTTTAACAATAGCGCTTCTTTTAATTTCAATAATTCTAACGCAACCACTTCGTTTGTGGGGGATTTCACTAACGCTAATTCAAATTTGCAAATCGCCGGGAACGCTGTTTTTGGGAACTCTAATAATGGCTCTCAAAATAACGCTAATTTCAATAATACCGGCTCTGTTAATATTTCAGGGAATGCAACTTTTGATAATGTGGTTTTTAATAGCCCTACGAACATGAGCGTGAAAGGGCAGGTTGCTTTAAATAATATCACTTTAAAAAATCTAAACGCCCCTTTGTCTTTTGGCGATGGGACAATTACTTTTAACGCTCATTCTGTTATTAATATTGGTGAAGCTATTACTAATGGCAACCCTATCACCCTTGTAAGCTCTTCTAAAGAAATTGAATACAACAACGCTTTTAGTAAAAATCTATGGCAGCTCATCAACTACCAAGGGCATGGGGCAAGTAGTGAAAAACTCGTTTCTAGCGTGGGTAATGGCGTTTATGATGTGGTGTATTCTTTCAATAACCAAACCTATAATTTCCAAGAGATTTTTTCACCAAACAGCATTTCTATCCGGCGTTTGGGTGTTGGCATGGTGTTTGATTATATGGATATGGAAAAATCGGATCATTTGTATTATCAAAACGCTCTCGGTTTTATGACCTACATGCCTAATAGCTATAACAATAATTTAGGGGATTCAAACAACACCATTTACTATTACGACAAGAGCATTGATTTTTATGCGAGCGGGAAAACTTTATTCACTAAGGCGGAATTTTCTCAAACATTCACTGGGCAAAACAGCGCGATCGTTTTTGGGGCTAAAAGCATATGGACGAATGCAAGCGATGCACCACAATCCAATACAATCATTCGCTTTGGGGACAATAAGGGGGCAGGGAGTAATGATGCGAGCGGGCATTGCTGGAATTTGCAATGCATAGGCTTTATTACAGGGCATTATGAAGCGCAAAAGATTTACATCACCGGCAGCATTGAAAGCGGGAATCGCATTTCTAGCGGTGGGGGCGCGAACCTTAATTTTAACGGGCTTCAAGGCATTCTTTTAACGAACGCGACTTTGTATAACCGCGCCGCTGGCACGCAAAGCTCGTCTATGAATTTTACCTCTAAGAGCGTGAACATTCAGGCTCAAAACTCCTATTTTATAGACGATACCGCGCAAAATGGAGGCAACCCTAATTTCAGTTTCAACGCTTTGAATCTGGATTTTTCTAACAGCTCTTTTAGGGGCTATGTGGGGCAAACGCAATCTGTTTTTAAATTCAATGCCTCCAATGCGATTAATTTCACCAACAGCACGAATTTAAGCTCTGGTTTGTACCAAATGCAAGCTAAAAGCGTGTCGTTTGACAATTCCAATTTAAGCGTTTCAGTGGGGACAAGCAGTATTAAAGCCAATGCGATCAATCTTTCTCAAAACGCCTCTATCAATGCGAGCAACCATTCAACCCTAGAGCTTCAAGGCGGTTTGAATTTGAACGACACCAGCTCGCTCAACCTCAACCAAAGCGTCATTAATGTTTCCAATAACGCCACGATCAACGATTATGCGAGTTTGATTGTGAATGATGGCTCACGCCTTAATTTTAATGGGACAACCAATTTTAATTCAGCGAATATCACTACGAGTTTGAATCATTCTTCTATCGTGTTTAAGGGAGCGATCTCTTTAGGAGGGCAGTTTAATTTAAGCAATAACTCTTCTTTAGATTTTCAAGGCTCTAGCGCTATCACTTCTAACACGGCGTTTAATTTCTACGATAACGCTTTTTCTCAAAGCCCCATTACTTTCCATCAAGCCCTTGACATTAAAGCGTCCTTAAGTTTGGGAGGCAACCTCTTAAACCCTGACAACAGCAGCGTGCTGAATTTAAAAAACAGCCAGCTTGTTTTCAGCGATCAAGGGAGTTTGAATATCGCTAACATTGATTTACTAAGCGATCTAAACGATAATAAAAATCGTGTGTATAACATCATTCAAGCGGGTATGAACAATAATTGGTATGAGCGTATCAACTTCTTTGGCATGCGCATCAATGATGGGGTCTATGATGCTATTAACCAGACTTATAGTTTCACTAACCCTCTCAATAACGCCCTAAAAATCACCGAGAGCTTTAAAGACAACCAACTAAGCGTTACGCTCTCTCAAATCCCGGGTATTAAAAACACGCTTTATAACATTAGCTCTGAAGTCTTTAACTACCAAAAAGTTTATAACAACGCTAATGGCATGTATTCTTATAGTGATGACGCAGAAGGCGTGTTTTATCTCACGAGCAATGTGAAAGGCTATTATAGCCCTAACCAATCCTATCAAGCCAGCGGTAGCAATAACACCACAAAAAATAATAATCTAACCTCTGATTCTTCTGTCATCTCGCAAACTTATAACGCGCAAGGCAACCCTATTAGCGCGTTGCATGTCTATAACAAGGGCTATAATTTCAACAATATCAAAGCGTTAGGGCAAATGGCTCTCAAACTCTACCCTGAAATCAAAAAGATATTGGGGAATGATTTTTCGCTCTCAAGTTTGAGCGCTTTAAACTCTAATGCGCTAAACCAGCTTACCAAACTCATCACGCCTAACGATTGGAAAAACATTAACGAGTTGATTGATAACGCAAATAATTCGGTGGTGCAAAATTTCAATAACGGCACTTTGATTGTGGGAGCGGCTAAAATAGGGCAAACAAACGCCAATAGCGCGGTTGTTTTTGGGGGATTAGGCTATCAAAAGCCTTGCGATTACACCGATATTGTGTGCCAAAAATTTAGAGGCACTTATTTGGGGCAGCTTCTAGAGTCTAGCTCGGCTGATTTGGGCTATATTGACACGACTTTTAACGCTAAAGAAATTTATCTTACCGGCACTTTAGGGAGCGGGAACGCATGGGGGACTGGGGGGAGCGCTAGCGTAACTTTTAACAGCCAAACTTCGCTCGTTCTCAACCAGGCTAATATCGTAAGCTCGCAAACCGATGGGATTTTTAGCATGCTGGGTCAAGAGGGTATTAATAAGGTTTTCAATCAAGCCGGGCTCGCTAATATTTTGGGCGAAGTGGCGATGCAATCCATTAACAAAGCCGGGGGATTAGGGAATTTGATAGCGGATATGCTAGGGAGTAATAGCGTGATTGGAGGGCATTTAACGCCTGAACAAAAAAATCAAACCCTAAGCCAGCTTTTGGGGCAGAATAACTTTGATAATCTCATGAACGATAGCGGTTTGAATGTAGCGATTAAGGATTTGATCAGACAAAAATTAGGCTTTTGGACCGGGCTAGTGGGGGGATTAGCCGGGTTGGGGGGCATTGATTTGCAAAACCCTGAAAAGCTTATAGGGAGCATGTCAATCAATGATTTATTGAGTAAAAAAGGGTTGTTCAATCAGATCACCGGCTTTATTTCCGCTAACGATATAGGGCAAGTGATAAGCGTGGTGTTGCAAGATATTGTCAAACCGAGTAGCGCTTTACAAAACGATGTAGCGGCTTTAAGCAAACAAATGATTGGCGAATTTTTAGGCCAAGACACGCTCAATTCTTTAGAAAGCTTGTTGCAAAACCAGCAGATTAAAAGCGTTTTAGACAAAGTCCTAGCGGCTAAAGGCTTAGGGCCTATTTATGAACAAGGCTTGGGGGATTTGATGCCTAATCTTGGTAAAAAAGGGCTTTTCGCTCCTTATGGCTTGAGTCAAGTGTGGCAAAAAGGGGATTTTAATTTCAATGCGCAAGGCAATGTTTTTGTGCAAAATTCCACTTTCTCTAACGCCAATGGAGGCGCGCTTAGTTTTAACGCAGGAAATTCGCTCATTTTTGCCGGAAACAATCATATTTCATTCACTAACCACGCTGGAGCGCTCAATTTATTGTCCAATCAAGTTTCTAACATTAACATCACTACGCTTAATGTTAGCAACGGCCTCAAGATTAACGCCGCTAATAATAATGTTTCTGTGTCTCAAGGCAATCTGTTCATCAACGCTAGTTGTGCGGGACAAAGCGATTCAACTACAGCTAACATTGCAAACCCTTGCGCGCTTAGCGCCCAAAGTGCAAATGGCGCTTCTTCTAGTAATGCGTCAAATAACGCGCAAATCGCCTTGAACAATAACGATGAAAGCTTGATGGTTACGGCGAATGATTTCAATTTTTCAGGCAATATTTACGCTAACGGGGTGGTGGATTTTTCAAAGATTAAAGGCTCTGCAAACATTAAAAACCTGTATCTTTACAACAACGCTCAATTCCAAGCCAACAACCTTATTATTTCCAATCAAGCGGTGTTAGAAAAAAACGCCAGCTTTATGGCCAATAATTTAAACATTCAAGGGGCGTTTAACAACAACGCCACGCGCAAAATAGAGGTGCTTCAAAATTTAACGATCGCTTCAAACGCTTCTTTAAGCACTGGGATTTATGGGTTAGAAGTGGGGGGGGCTTTGAATAATTTTGGAGCGATCCATTTTAATTTAGAAAATATTCAAACGCCAACGCCGCTCATTCAAGCAGAAGGGATCATTAATCTCAACACCACCCAAACGCCTTTTATGAATGTCAATAACAGCATGGCGAATAACACGACTTACACTTTATTGAAAAGCAGCCGTTACATTGATTACAATATCAACCCCAACAGCTTGCAATCGTATTTGAATCTCTATACCTTAATCAATATCAACGGGAACCGCATAGAGGAAAAAAACGGCGTATTGACTTATTTGGGCCAACGGGTTTTGTTGCAAGATAAGGGGTTATTATTGAGCGTAGCGTTGCCTAACTCAAACAACGCCCATCAAAACAACATTTTAAGCCTTTCTGTCCTTCATAACCAGATTAAAATGTCTTACGGCGATAAAGTGATGGATTTTACCCCCCCTACTTTACAAGATTACATTGTGGGCATTCAAGGGCAAAGCGCGCTAAATCAAATTGAAGCTGTTGGGGGGAATAACGCTATCAAGTGGCTTTCAACATTGATGATGGAGACTAAAGAAAACCCGCTTTTTGCGCCGATTTATTTAAAAAACCACTCTTTGAATGAAATCTTAGGCGTGGCTAAAGATCTTTTAAACACCGCAAGCTTGATTTCTAACCCTAATTTTAGGAATAACGCTACCAACCTTTTAGAATTGGCGAGTTACACCCAACAAACCAGCCGTTTAACAAAACTCTCTGATTTTAGGGCTAGAGAGGGAGAGTCTGATTTTTCTGAACGCTTGTTAGAGCTTAAAAACAAGCGTTTTAGCGATCCTAACCCTAGCGAAGTTTTTGCCAAATACTCACAACCCAACAAACACCCAAATAACCTTTGGGTTCAAGGGATTGGTGGAGCGAGCTTTATTTCTGGGGGCAATGGCACGCTTTATGGCTTGAATGTGGGCTATGATCGGTTGGTTAAAAATGTGATCCTTGGGGGTTATGTGGCTTATGGGTATAGCGGTTTTAATGGGAATATCATGCATTCTTTGGCTAATAATGTGGATGTGGGGATGTATGCGAGGGCTTTCTTAAAAAGAAACGAATTCACTTTGAGCGCGAATGAAACTTATGAGGGCAATGCAAGCAATATCAATTCTTCTAATCCCTTGCTTTCTGTGTTGAACCAACGCTATAGTTATAATACCTGGACAACGAGCGTGAATGGGAATTACGGCTATGATTTCATGTTCAAGCAAAAAAGCGTGGTGTTAAAACCTCAAGTGGGCTTGAGCTATCATTTTATAGGCTTGAGTGGGATGAAGGGCAAAATGAATGATGCCGCTTACAAACAATTTCTCATGCATTCAAACCCCTCTAACGAATCGGTTTTAACGCTCAACATGGGGTTGGAGAGCCGTAAATATTTTGGTAAAAATTCTTATTATTTTGTAACGGCGAGGTTGGGTAGGGATCTTTTGATCAAATCTAAAGGCGGCAATATGGTGCGTTTTGTGGGCGAAAACACTTTATTGTATCGCAAGGGGGAAGTTTTTAACACTTTTGCGAGCGTGATTACAGGGGGCGAAATGCATTTGTGGCGTTTGGTGTATGTGAATGCGGGGGTGGGGCTTAAGATGGGCTTGCAATACCAAGACATTAATATAACCGGGAATGTGGGCATGCGAGTGGCGTTTTAGCTTTTTTGCTATAATGCTTCGTTCAAATTTTATAGTTAGGTTTTTCTATGTTTAATTATGAAGAGCTGTTTCAAACTCACAAAACCCCTTTTTACCTCTATGATTTTGACAAAATCAAACAGGCTTTTTTGAATTATAAAGAAGCGTTTAAGGGGCGTAAGTCTTTGATTTGTTACGCTTTAAAGGCGAATTCCAATTTGAGTATTCTCTCTTTATTAGCCCATTTAGAG contains:
- a CDS encoding DUF4149 domain-containing protein, whose product is MKKFGLGVYLLLLGILGGSLIILGAIVAPIVFKASSILPELNLTPFESGKLMAQIFVRFNYILGAIGFVVLLYEIISFIYYKRSLVYLILGVAIGALCFLFVFYYTPYILNAQKAGEVALQSAEFARSHAQSEWLFKELFVLVCALFFWRLFGKNAL
- a CDS encoding vacuolating cytotoxin domain-containing protein codes for the protein MKKFKKKPKSIKRSHQKTILKRPLWLAPLLISGFASGVYANNLWDLLNPKVGGEYVHWVKGSQYCAWWEFAGCLKNVWGANHKGYDAGNAANYLSSQNYQAIFVGSGNETGTYSLSGFTNYVGGNLTINLGNSVVLDLSGSNSFTSYQGYNQGKDDVSFNVGAINLNGALEVGNRVGSGAGTHTGTATLNLNANQVNINSNISAFKTSQVNIGNANSVITIGSVSLSGDTCSSLTRVGVGANCSTSGPSYSFKGITNATNTAFSNASGSFTFEENAAFSGAKLNGGTYTFNKGFSATNNTAFNSGSFNFKGASSFNGATFNNATYTFNNQATFQNSSFNGGTFTFNNQTNQTNSAQHPQILFENSSFSGNATTLKGFVDFQQAFNNSSHQLTAQNASFNGANFNNTGKITIEKEVSFNNTTFNTSINTSNMTITGSVTLSGKNDLKNGSTLDFGSSQVTLTQGTTFNLTSLGDKNSVTILNSSGGITYNNLLNHALNSLTNALKTSENSSDPQNFAQGLWDMITYNGVTGQLLSANIVASKVADSSLSKSSTNPTKVYQVGYKIGDIIYKLQETFSHNSIIIQALESGTYTPPPVISGSKFDLSASNYIDSNMPWYDHKSYIPKSQNFTESGTYYLPSVQIWGSYTNSFKQTFSASGSNLVIGYNSTWTDHNVSSSDTVSFGDTSGSALNGHCGPWPYYQCTGTTDGAYSAYHVYITANLRSGNRIGTGGAANLIFNGVDSVNIANATITQHNAGIYSSSMTFSTQSMDNSQNWNGLNPNGTLSVYGATFTNQAKDGKFIFNAGKAVFENTNFNGGSYQFSGDSLNFSNNNQFNSGSFEISAKNASFNNANFNNSASFNFNNSNATTSFVGDFTNANSNLQIAGNAVFGNSNNGSQNNANFNNTGSVNISGNATFDNVVFNSPTNMSVKGQVALNNITLKNLNAPLSFGDGTITFNAHSVINIGEAITNGNPITLVSSSKEIEYNNAFSKNLWQLINYQGHGASSEKLVSSVGNGVYDVVYSFNNQTYNFQEIFSPNSISIRRLGVGMVFDYMDMEKSDHLYYQNALGFMTYMPNSYNNNLGDSNNTIYYYDKSIDFYASGKTLFTKAEFSQTFTGQNSAIVFGAKSIWTNASDAPQSNTIIRFGDNKGAGSNDASGHCWNLQCIGFITGHYEAQKIYITGSIESGNRISSGGGANLNFNGLQGILLTNATLYNRAAGTQSSSMNFTSKSVNIQAQNSYFIDDTAQNGGNPNFSFNALNLDFSNSSFRGYVGQTQSVFKFNASNAINFTNSTNLSSGLYQMQAKSVSFDNSNLSVSVGTSSIKANAINLSQNASINASNHSTLELQGGLNLNDTSSLNLNQSVINVSNNATINDYASLIVNDGSRLNFNGTTNFNSANITTSLNHSSIVFKGAISLGGQFNLSNNSSLDFQGSSAITSNTAFNFYDNAFSQSPITFHQALDIKASLSLGGNLLNPDNSSVLNLKNSQLVFSDQGSLNIANIDLLSDLNDNKNRVYNIIQAGMNNNWYERINFFGMRINDGVYDAINQTYSFTNPLNNALKITESFKDNQLSVTLSQIPGIKNTLYNISSEVFNYQKVYNNANGMYSYSDDAEGVFYLTSNVKGYYSPNQSYQASGSNNTTKNNNLTSDSSVISQTYNAQGNPISALHVYNKGYNFNNIKALGQMALKLYPEIKKILGNDFSLSSLSALNSNALNQLTKLITPNDWKNINELIDNANNSVVQNFNNGTLIVGAAKIGQTNANSAVVFGGLGYQKPCDYTDIVCQKFRGTYLGQLLESSSADLGYIDTTFNAKEIYLTGTLGSGNAWGTGGSASVTFNSQTSLVLNQANIVSSQTDGIFSMLGQEGINKVFNQAGLANILGEVAMQSINKAGGLGNLIADMLGSNSVIGGHLTPEQKNQTLSQLLGQNNFDNLMNDSGLNVAIKDLIRQKLGFWTGLVGGLAGLGGIDLQNPEKLIGSMSINDLLSKKGLFNQITGFISANDIGQVISVVLQDIVKPSSALQNDVAALSKQMIGEFLGQDTLNSLESLLQNQQIKSVLDKVLAAKGLGPIYEQGLGDLMPNLGKKGLFAPYGLSQVWQKGDFNFNAQGNVFVQNSTFSNANGGALSFNAGNSLIFAGNNHISFTNHAGALNLLSNQVSNINITTLNVSNGLKINAANNNVSVSQGNLFINASCAGQSDSTTANIANPCALSAQSANGASSSNASNNAQIALNNNDESLMVTANDFNFSGNIYANGVVDFSKIKGSANIKNLYLYNNAQFQANNLIISNQAVLEKNASFMANNLNIQGAFNNNATRKIEVLQNLTIASNASLSTGIYGLEVGGALNNFGAIHFNLENIQTPTPLIQAEGIINLNTTQTPFMNVNNSMANNTTYTLLKSSRYIDYNINPNSLQSYLNLYTLININGNRIEEKNGVLTYLGQRVLLQDKGLLLSVALPNSNNAHQNNILSLSVLHNQIKMSYGDKVMDFTPPTLQDYIVGIQGQSALNQIEAVGGNNAIKWLSTLMMETKENPLFAPIYLKNHSLNEILGVAKDLLNTASLISNPNFRNNATNLLELASYTQQTSRLTKLSDFRAREGESDFSERLLELKNKRFSDPNPSEVFAKYSQPNKHPNNLWVQGIGGASFISGGNGTLYGLNVGYDRLVKNVILGGYVAYGYSGFNGNIMHSLANNVDVGMYARAFLKRNEFTLSANETYEGNASNINSSNPLLSVLNQRYSYNTWTTSVNGNYGYDFMFKQKSVVLKPQVGLSYHFIGLSGMKGKMNDAAYKQFLMHSNPSNESVLTLNMGLESRKYFGKNSYYFVTARLGRDLLIKSKGGNMVRFVGENTLLYRKGEVFNTFASVITGGEMHLWRLVYVNAGVGLKMGLQYQDINITGNVGMRVAF